Genomic window (Desulforapulum autotrophicum HRM2):
ACTTTTTGGAGAAACCTGCCTTGTAATCCTCTGTTTCTTCATTTATCTCCCTGGAATTGCTGGTCACATGACAGGTGCCGCAGTGGCTCATGGTCATGGCCTGGCGGAGTCCCTCCCGTCTCTGTCTGCGGTAGCTGAAATGAATATCTGTACCCGGGCTGAACGGCAGGTTGATCGTGGTGTCGCTTTTCTCCTCTGAACGCCGGATGATATAGTCTTTCCCGGCGTTGAAATCTTCATGGTTCACCACCACGGCCCCGGTTTTTCCGCAAAGATTACTCATGTTATCATGATCCAGGAAATGTTCAAAACTTGAATAACTAAAGTCTTCCTCTATAATTCGTTTATAATCTCCCTTGATTCGTCCGTTAAAATCGCTATCATGGTAATATCGGCTACTAAAATCTACGAACAAGTCATTTTTCAGTACTTTTCCAGAAATATCCATGTCCGGTCCTGATGACGTGTGATCAAGTATGTTGTATTCACCAACTTTGCTGATGCTTTCATCATCATTGGCATAATGATATCCGACATCAATCTTGAAGTCATACACTGCGTCCTCACTGTCTTCTGCCCAGCTATAAAAAGATAGTCCGCACATGAATGTGAGGATTACAAATCTTGAAAACATTTTCTTGCAAATCATAGTTAACCCCCTTTTGCGTTTATCCTGATGGCCGTTTTTGTGAAAAACAGTAAAAAAATGATCATTATCACAACGCACAACATATTCCGCGATATACGGTAGTCACGAATGTTGTTTAAAAAAGGCTATCGTGTCAGCGCTTTTCCCTGGCCGGAAACAGACTGAGAGGGCAAATCCGACCCATGGATCCTTGAGTGGCACTGGGTACATTTGGTTGTGTAGGACATGGTCATCCCTTCCGTGCAGGAAGTGGTGACCCGGCCGTATACATCTGTTCCTTCTTCTTCACTGGCGATTTTTCCGGGATGAAAGTGAAACTGGTGGCATTGCAGGCAGAGAAACGGTTCGTTTTGTATCAAAAGATTGTTTGCAATGGTCCCGTGGGCATCATGACAGATGCTGCAGTCCTCCAGAACCGGGGGATGTTCAAAAACAAACGGGCCTTGTTTTGCGGCATGGCAGTCCAGACAAAGGTCGTTTGCTCTTTCCGCTGTTTTCAGATGGGCACCTGTTCCCCCATGGGGTTGGTGGCAGTCATTGCATGCCATTTTTCCCTCTCGAATGGGGTGGTGGGATGGATAGAAGGTTTTGGCACGGATACGTTGATGGCAGGTGTAACAAAGATCTGGAGGTGGCTGGGCCAGAAGGCTGTTTTTTGGAGAATGTGCCTGGTGGCAGTCGGTACAGGCCAGATCGTTCAGTGCATGGTTGCTGCCCGGCCATTCCATGAGTGAACCGGATGTATGGCATTTCAGACATACAGCAGCAGCCTGTGCTTTTGAGATGTTGCTAAAAACGATGATATCAGCCGGATCTTCGCTCTCTGCATGACGACTACCCTGTCCATGGCAGGATTCGCAACCCTTTTTTGACTTGACCACCTCAAAGTCTGCAATTCGTCCGTGGATGGTTTTTTTAAAATTTTTCTGCATTTCGCAATGGCAGTCAAAACAGGCTGCATCGCCAATATAATTCGCATCGGCAATGACAGGGATCGTGGCGGATTCCTGCGATAGATGTTTTGAAACGCACCCGGCGAAACACAAAACAATAAATACAATACAGGTGTAACATGCTGAAAATAAATGGTTTTTCATCTAATTTATCCCTCCTTGCTTGTTGGTGGAATATCCTGCTTTTCTCAATATTTGTCATGTCAATCCACGGGCATACGAAAAGATGAAAATCGACCTTAATTATCGTTTAGGTCACTTTGTAATGGGGGGCTTGCATTATTGGCGTTATCGAGCAAAGTCGGTAGAAAAGCTAGGCTGGTTTGCATTGTTGGCGTTATCAACGCAAAGTCGGTAGAGAATGGAGTCAGGGCAATGTTCTAATAATAAGAAATTTCTTTGTACAACTAATATAGTTCTATATGCCTGACTTTTGAGATTGTCAACCATAAAAAAGGAACTGTTAAATTTTTATTTTACGAAATCTTTGTGTTTTAAAAAACGTTGATATTCCATCCAAAACTTTAACTTGTCCTTGACAAGAATCAGACTTCTATCCTATTATACACGATTTATTGTTTTTAATTTTTGTATAAAAAGGGTGCTTCTATGAAACTTAGAACTTCGATTTTTGTTGTAACAACGTTTTTTCTGCTCACCATGGCCGGAAGTGCCCTGGGTGCGGACAAGATTGTCTGGAAAATGGCCAGTTCCTGGCCAAAGGGGACGGTCCTTCAGGAAATTGCCGACGATTTTGCAGCACGGATCACAACAATGAGCAACGGCCGACTTACCATCAAAAGTTATCCTGCAGGCGTTCTCATGGGCGCCCTGGAGGTGACTGACGCGGCGCGCATGGGGACCATCGACGCAGCCCACAGTTCTCCCACTTACTCGGTTGGACAGCTTCCGGCAGCCCCTCTTTTTGGATATATTCCCTTTGGCATGGAAACCATTCCCTATTTGACCTGGATGTATGAAGGTGAAGGTAAGGCCCTCTTCAGCAAACTCTACGAAAAATTTGACTTTGGCTATGTGGCTCCCTGCGGCATTATTCCCAGCGAGGACCTGGCGTGGTCCAACAAGCCCATCACCACCATGGAAGACTTTAAAGGGCTTAAATTCAGGACATCCGGGTACTGGGGCGAGATTCTCAGCGCCGCTGGCGCATCGGTGATGATGCTTCCTGCCGGTGAAGTGTATGAAGCCCTCCAGAGAAATGTGCTTGATGCAGGTGAGTTCAGCATTCCCAGTATTGATAAGGATCTGGCCTTTTATGAAATTGCCGATTACCTTCTGGTTCCCGGCATTCACCAGACCAGTACCTTCCTTGACATCAAAATAAATAAGCGCTCGTGGAACAAGCTTTCCGAAGATCTCAAGGAAATTGTCCGGGTTGCCAGCGAAGCTTCCACCATGCGGCTTTTAACCCGGTGCATCAGCAGGGATGTGCCTGCCCTGGAGTTCTTCAGGGAAAAAGGGGTGAAGATCCAGTATCTTGATCCCAAAATCCAGAAGGAATTGTCAATCAAAGCCGAAGCGCTTATGGCGCAGAAAGCTGCCACGGATCCCTTTTTTAAAGAGGTGTGGGAGTCCCAGAAAAAATTCAGAACCGAGTATGACAGCTATAAGAAGCTGATGACCCCATCCTATTGATCGTTTAATTTGATTGATTGTTCCATTTGATGATTCAATAATTCAACTTTTGGAGTTGACTGTTCTGACCTTGGTGCCAGTCTTTTTTTATCCCAGCGAGGGAAAAAGACCGGCCCTTGCCTTTAAGGTTGAGGTCCAAAGGTTGCGTTCATAAAAGCTGCCTGAACAAACAGGCGGCTTTTTTATATTCTATTTCAGACCAGGCTATAAAAATGAAACAGATACAGGCTGTAATAAAAGGTATAGATGCGGTCAGTGAAATCACGGGAAAGGTGATGATTTGGCTTGTGGTGGTTCTGACTGTAATTATCGGTTATGAAATTTTCTCCCGCTATTTTTTAAATGCACCCACCAGGTGGGCCTTTGACTTGAGCTATATGATCGGAGGTACTTTTTTCCTCATGGGAGAAGCGTGGACCTTAAGGAAACAGCAGCATGTGAGAATCGATATCTTTTATAACCGTTTTTCCCCCCGTGGAAGGGCCGTCATCGATATCTTTTTTTACCTTATTTTCTTTTTTCCCCTGTGGGCAGGGCTGTTCTGGGCGTTGATTCCCTATGTGCAGTTCTCCTGGGAACTTGGCGAGCGATCCATGCAGGGGTACTGGCGACCCATTATTTACCCATTTAAAACAGTGATGCCCATTGGGGTCTTCCTTCTGCTGCTCCAGGGGGTTGCCGAGTTTTTGAGGAGTGCAGTTATCGCCTTTGGGGGAGAAGAAATCCAATGAGTCCTGAATTAACCGTTTTTCTGATGTTTGTGTCCCTTTTAGCCGGGATTTTCCTGGGATTTCCAACCGCCTTTGTACTGGGGGGGGTGTCGGTTCTTTTTGGCGGCAGTTTAATGGGGGCTGATATTTACGGGCTTTTCATTGCCCGGCTCTTCGGCCTTATGAAAAATTACACCCTCCTTGCTGTTCCCCTTTTTCTGTTCATGGGGGTATTCATGGAGAAATCAGGCATGGCTGAACGGCTTTTCAACGCCATGCATCTACTCTGGGGTCGCATGAGGGGGGGGTTGGGTATTTCAACGATTGCCATCTCTGCCGTCTTTGCTGCGGCCACCGGAGTGGTGGGCGCCTCTGAAATAACCATTGGTCTCATGGCGTTGCCCATCATGCTGGAAAAAAAATATAACAAGTCCATGGCCTGCGGATCCATCTGCGCCGGCGGAACATTGGGGATTCTCATTCCCCCCAGTGTAATGATCATCGTCTATGGGCCCATTGCTAATATATCCGTCGGGAAGCTCTTCCTGGGAACCCTGGTGCCGGGCCTGCTGCTTACACTGCTCTATATGCTTTATATCGGTATACGATGTTACCTCAATCCCCAGGACGGTCCCCCCATACCCCTGGCAGAAAGCCAGGTAACCCTGAAGGAAAAAATGATGATCATGCTGACCTCGGTGATTCCTCCGGGGCTGATCATCTTTTCCGTACTGGGCAGCATCTTTTTTGGCATTGCAGCCGTAACAGAAGCCGCAGCCGTAGGTGCCTTTGCCAGCATCCTGCTTGCAGCAGGATATGGGCGCCTTAATATGGGTGTCATCCGGGAAGCCTGCACGCAGACCATGAGCATTACCTGCATGATCATGATGATCGCCATTGGTGCCACTTTCTTTTCCACGGTATTTGTCACCCTTGGGGGGGATGAAGTGATCACCAGGTTGTTTTTGAATCTTCCCATGGGTAAATGGGGAATCCTGGCAGCCATTATGTTGCTCCTGGTATTGTGCGGCATGTTCATTGACTGGATGGGTATTCTTTTTATTATCGTGCCCTTGATCACCCCCATTGCGGCAGAACTGGGATTTGATCCGATCTGGTTTGCAGTCCTGGTCATGGTGAATCTCCAGATCTCGTTTCTCACGCCGCCCTTTGCCTATTCTATATTTTATCTTAAGGGAATCACCCCGCCCGAGGTACAGACAACGGATATCTACCGCGGAGTTATGCCCTTTGTGGGGCTGCAGGTGTTGACTATTTTTCTCTGTGTTTTAATTCCTGAGATTATCACCTGGCTGCCGTCGCACTTTATCAACTAACCGGCATGGCCGGAGCAGGGTATTTGCTTTGGCCACAACAAAACATGAAACTTGACTTTTTGACAGCTGAGGCGACCGGGGGGAGGGTAATTCCTTGCTCCTGTCGCCGGAATGATACGAGTTTCATATAACCCACATGTCCTGGTGGACACAACGAAGCATGAAACTATATAGCAGTAGGTAGGCGGGAACGGGTGTTACCCTGAACGGGTTAAATGGCAACGGTGGGCATGGACGCCCAAGGAGTTGCCATTTTCCTCGGAGCAGCCCACGGACGGGCTGCGAGAATGAGAGAAGGGTAACACCCGTTTCCGCCTACCGGTTTGAAGTGTGTTTCTTATAAACCGGCATGGCCGGAGCGAGGTATGGCTCTGGCCTCAACGAATTTTGAAACACCTTCATTGACATGCTTTGGCGAGTGTTTCATATAAAAAAAAACAGAGGTTAATGATGTACAAGAAAAAAAAAGTAACTCTTTTTATCCAGTGTCTTGTCGACACCCTCTACCCTGAAGTGGCAGAGGCAATGGTCTCGGTGCTGGAAGACCTGGGCCTGGAACTTGACTGTCCCACAGAACAGACCTGCTGCGGCCAGCCGGCCTTTAACGCAGGCCACCAAAGCGAGGCCCGCTCTGCCGCAAAGAAATTTATTGAACTTTTTGAAGATGCCGAAGTTATTGTGTCACCATCGGGATCCTGCGTCAACATGGTGAAAAACCACTATCCTGATCTTTTCAGTGCGGATTCTTCCATGCTGGAACGTGCCCGGGCCGTTGCTGCAAAAACATTTGAGTTTACAGAATTCCTGGTGGATATCCTCAAGGTTGAAAACCTTGATGCACGATTTCCAGCCAAGGTCACCTACCATGATTCCTGTCACCTTAATCACTGTCTTGGCATCCACCTTCAGCCCCGTAAATTATTGGCTAACATCCGGGAACTTGAATTTATTGAGATGAAGGATTCGGATAAATGCTGTGGGTTTGGTGGTACCTTTGCCGTGAAATATGCTGATATCTCTTCGGCCATGCTCGAGGAAAAGGTTCAAAATATCGTTGATTCGGGTGCCACTGTGGTCACTGGCTGTGATATGAGCTGCCTGATGAACATCCAGGGTATGCTGAGCCGGACGAAGGCTCAGGTCAAGGTGATGCACATCGCCCAACTTCTTTCGGCAAAATAACAGGTGTGAAATATGGAATTAACAACAAAAGCATACAAGCAAACGGCGAAAAAAGCCATTGCCGACCCGATTCTGCAATCTGCCCTTGCCGGATTACAAAGCCGCCTGGGGCCTGCCACGGCATCCCTTTATGAAAATCTGCCAGAAGGCCCGGATCTGCGGGCTAAAGCCCATGCCTATCGCAGAAAGGCCGTGGACAATCTGGACATCATGCTTGTCACCCTGGCTGGGAAGATAAGGGAAAATGGCGGAGAGGTGCATTTTGCAGCCACAGCTAAGGATGCCGTGGACATCTGCCTTGATATTGCCGAAAAAAATAATGTTAAACATGTGGTCAAGGGAAAATCCATGGTCACCGAGGAGATCGGGCTGAACCGTGCCCTCATGGACAAAGGGATCGAAGTCAATGAAACCGATCTCGGGGAATATATCATCCAGTTGGCCGGTGAAAAACCCTCCCACATTGTTGCCCCGGCCGTTCATAAAACCCGGAAGGAGGTGGGCGAACTCTTCACTGAAAAACTCGGAACCCCTTACACGGACGATCCACCTACCTTGACCCGGGATGCCCGGCAGGCCCTCAGGAAGAAATTCATGGCGGCGGACATGGGCATTTCCGGATGCAACCTTGCCTGTGCGGAAACCGGCCACATCACAACGGTGTCCAATGAGGGAAACATCCGCATGGCCACCACCCTGCCCAGGGTTCATGTGGCCTTCATGGGCATGGAAAGGATCGCAGCCAACCTGGAAGAACACCAGGCCATTTTAAGGCTCATGTCCATGGGAGCGGCAGCCCAGCAGATCGGAGGGTATGTGAGCTATATCGGCGGCCCGGCCGCAGTGGATCACGCCGATGGCCCCCAGGCCTTTCATCTGGTGATTGTGGACAATGGCCGATCCAGAATCCTGGCCGACGAGGAGTTCCGTGAAATGCTCTGCTGCATCCGGTGCGGTGCCTGCCTTAACGTGTGCCCGGTTTACGGTAAGATCGGCGGGCACTCCTATGG
Coding sequences:
- a CDS encoding GSU2203 family decaheme c-type cytochrome, with product MKNHLFSACYTCIVFIVLCFAGCVSKHLSQESATIPVIADANYIGDAACFDCHCEMQKNFKKTIHGRIADFEVVKSKKGCESCHGQGSRHAESEDPADIIVFSNISKAQAAAVCLKCHTSGSLMEWPGSNHALNDLACTDCHQAHSPKNSLLAQPPPDLCYTCHQRIRAKTFYPSHHPIREGKMACNDCHQPHGGTGAHLKTAERANDLCLDCHAAKQGPFVFEHPPVLEDCSICHDAHGTIANNLLIQNEPFLCLQCHQFHFHPGKIASEEEGTDVYGRVTTSCTEGMTMSYTTKCTQCHSRIHGSDLPSQSVSGQGKALTR
- the dctP gene encoding TRAP transporter substrate-binding protein DctP — protein: MKLRTSIFVVTTFFLLTMAGSALGADKIVWKMASSWPKGTVLQEIADDFAARITTMSNGRLTIKSYPAGVLMGALEVTDAARMGTIDAAHSSPTYSVGQLPAAPLFGYIPFGMETIPYLTWMYEGEGKALFSKLYEKFDFGYVAPCGIIPSEDLAWSNKPITTMEDFKGLKFRTSGYWGEILSAAGASVMMLPAGEVYEALQRNVLDAGEFSIPSIDKDLAFYEIADYLLVPGIHQTSTFLDIKINKRSWNKLSEDLKEIVRVASEASTMRLLTRCISRDVPALEFFREKGVKIQYLDPKIQKELSIKAEALMAQKAATDPFFKEVWESQKKFRTEYDSYKKLMTPSY
- a CDS encoding TRAP transporter small permease subunit; amino-acid sequence: MKQIQAVIKGIDAVSEITGKVMIWLVVVLTVIIGYEIFSRYFLNAPTRWAFDLSYMIGGTFFLMGEAWTLRKQQHVRIDIFYNRFSPRGRAVIDIFFYLIFFFPLWAGLFWALIPYVQFSWELGERSMQGYWRPIIYPFKTVMPIGVFLLLLQGVAEFLRSAVIAFGGEEIQ
- a CDS encoding TRAP transporter large permease, which gives rise to MSPELTVFLMFVSLLAGIFLGFPTAFVLGGVSVLFGGSLMGADIYGLFIARLFGLMKNYTLLAVPLFLFMGVFMEKSGMAERLFNAMHLLWGRMRGGLGISTIAISAVFAAATGVVGASEITIGLMALPIMLEKKYNKSMACGSICAGGTLGILIPPSVMIIVYGPIANISVGKLFLGTLVPGLLLTLLYMLYIGIRCYLNPQDGPPIPLAESQVTLKEKMMIMLTSVIPPGLIIFSVLGSIFFGIAAVTEAAAVGAFASILLAAGYGRLNMGVIREACTQTMSITCMIMMIAIGATFFSTVFVTLGGDEVITRLFLNLPMGKWGILAAIMLLLVLCGMFIDWMGILFIIVPLITPIAAELGFDPIWFAVLVMVNLQISFLTPPFAYSIFYLKGITPPEVQTTDIYRGVMPFVGLQVLTIFLCVLIPEIITWLPSHFIN
- a CDS encoding (Fe-S)-binding protein, whose amino-acid sequence is MMYKKKKVTLFIQCLVDTLYPEVAEAMVSVLEDLGLELDCPTEQTCCGQPAFNAGHQSEARSAAKKFIELFEDAEVIVSPSGSCVNMVKNHYPDLFSADSSMLERARAVAAKTFEFTEFLVDILKVENLDARFPAKVTYHDSCHLNHCLGIHLQPRKLLANIRELEFIEMKDSDKCCGFGGTFAVKYADISSAMLEEKVQNIVDSGATVVTGCDMSCLMNIQGMLSRTKAQVKVMHIAQLLSAK
- a CDS encoding LutB/LldF family L-lactate oxidation iron-sulfur protein, coding for MELTTKAYKQTAKKAIADPILQSALAGLQSRLGPATASLYENLPEGPDLRAKAHAYRRKAVDNLDIMLVTLAGKIRENGGEVHFAATAKDAVDICLDIAEKNNVKHVVKGKSMVTEEIGLNRALMDKGIEVNETDLGEYIIQLAGEKPSHIVAPAVHKTRKEVGELFTEKLGTPYTDDPPTLTRDARQALRKKFMAADMGISGCNLACAETGHITTVSNEGNIRMATTLPRVHVAFMGMERIAANLEEHQAILRLMSMGAAAQQIGGYVSYIGGPAAVDHADGPQAFHLVIVDNGRSRILADEEFREMLCCIRCGACLNVCPVYGKIGGHSYGSAYTGPVGAVVTPLLGGINEASHLCQGESLCGACRVACPLNLNLPRMLLALRAKLSEGDPRWNVKPKSRPEKMLFQVWSRINQNRKVYDILLKLGRLIQKIMPSSNHMIRRLPWPFSGWTQSRDMKPLAGKTFMELWKEHQGGRS